The Caulifigura coniformis genome includes a region encoding these proteins:
- a CDS encoding UDP-2,3-diacylglucosamine diphosphatase yields MESSTSGISGMADGITGLSSAYWVEEARSESTDGRRVRSIFLSDLHLGCRHTKSAALLSFLKHQKPEFLYLVGDIIDGWKVKRGWYWNDEYSFLVRRLIGMMKHGTIVRYCPGNHDEFLRNFFDSFGSIEIADEFVHRLADGRMALVMHGDQFDTVVRHHRWLSMLGDFGYDALLALNRLFNWARQMLGMGYWSLSAYIKRQVKRATSFISNFEDVITRHAASHGCNAVICGHIHTPRMSERNGIDYWNTGDWVESCTALVEYTDGSVELIYHPWSIESPSEADNTPDSQSDPMELESLASMSGVN; encoded by the coding sequence ATGGAATCTTCGACGAGTGGGATCTCGGGCATGGCCGATGGAATCACCGGACTCAGTTCTGCCTACTGGGTCGAAGAAGCTCGCAGCGAGTCGACCGACGGACGTCGAGTGCGATCCATTTTTCTGAGCGACCTTCATCTGGGTTGCCGGCATACGAAATCCGCAGCGCTGCTTTCGTTTCTCAAGCATCAGAAGCCGGAGTTCCTCTATCTCGTCGGCGACATTATCGACGGCTGGAAGGTGAAGCGAGGCTGGTACTGGAACGACGAGTATTCGTTCCTGGTACGACGACTGATCGGCATGATGAAGCACGGCACGATCGTGCGTTACTGCCCCGGCAACCATGACGAGTTCCTGCGAAACTTCTTCGACAGCTTCGGCAGTATTGAGATCGCAGATGAGTTCGTTCATCGGCTCGCGGATGGACGGATGGCCCTGGTGATGCATGGCGACCAGTTTGACACGGTCGTCCGGCACCATCGGTGGCTCTCGATGCTGGGGGATTTCGGCTACGACGCCCTGCTCGCGCTCAATCGACTTTTCAACTGGGCCCGGCAGATGCTGGGAATGGGGTACTGGTCTCTGAGTGCCTACATCAAGCGGCAGGTCAAACGGGCGACCAGCTTCATCAGCAACTTCGAAGATGTGATTACCCGACATGCGGCGTCGCATGGGTGCAATGCCGTGATCTGCGGTCACATCCACACGCCCAGGATGAGCGAGCGGAATGGCATTGACTACTGGAACACGGGCGATTGGGTCGAAAGCTGCACGGCACTTGTCGAATACACCGACGGCAGCGTTGAACTGATCTACCACCCCTGGAGCATCGAGTCACCGTCCGAAGCCGACAACACACCGGATTCGCAATCCGACCCGATGGAACTCGAATCACTCGCCTCGATGAGTGGAGTCAATTGA
- a CDS encoding DUF3419 family protein yields MRPLDWMQTRWFRAVHGGNLVYNTCWEDPRLDREALRLSASDRVVVITSAGCNALEYLLDGPAEVSAVDINPRQNALLELKRQGIRNLDHEDFFRLFGTGRHPQFAWLYQAHLRTGLSDFAKDYWDRHIRWFSGSGRRDSFYFRGSSGTVAWILNQYIDNVAKVRPAINAILNANSISEQRDIYHSVVKPRFWNRFLRWAIGRDSVLALLGVPKAQREEVERDHPRRVAGFIEDAIEAVFCDLPLRDNYFWRVYLTGSYSRDCCPQYLTESGFRQLKSGLIERLHIETSTMLDHLQSRKQKASRFVLLDHMDWLSSHHFHVLEEEWQALLAQATPNAVFLWRSGGLTTDYISRVKIDSGSGTGTLTERLIFDRELADLLHRYDRVHTYGSFHIARPKPELSPALL; encoded by the coding sequence ATGCGACCACTGGACTGGATGCAGACGCGGTGGTTTCGAGCCGTGCATGGCGGAAACCTGGTCTACAACACCTGCTGGGAAGATCCGCGTCTGGACCGCGAAGCACTGCGTCTCTCGGCCAGCGACCGTGTGGTCGTCATCACGTCCGCAGGCTGCAACGCGCTCGAATACCTATTGGACGGACCGGCGGAAGTCTCTGCCGTCGACATCAATCCGCGGCAGAACGCGCTGCTCGAACTGAAACGCCAGGGGATCCGGAATCTCGATCACGAAGACTTTTTCCGGCTTTTCGGAACTGGCCGGCATCCACAATTCGCGTGGTTGTACCAGGCTCATCTGCGAACGGGCCTGTCCGATTTCGCGAAGGATTACTGGGACCGGCACATTCGCTGGTTCTCGGGATCGGGACGTCGCGATTCGTTCTACTTTCGAGGCTCCAGCGGTACCGTCGCGTGGATCCTGAACCAGTACATCGACAATGTCGCCAAAGTGCGCCCGGCGATCAACGCGATTCTGAATGCCAACTCGATCAGCGAGCAGCGCGACATCTATCACTCCGTTGTGAAACCTCGCTTCTGGAACCGGTTCCTGCGCTGGGCGATTGGACGTGATTCCGTCCTGGCATTGCTCGGCGTTCCGAAAGCCCAGCGGGAAGAAGTCGAACGCGATCATCCGCGTCGAGTCGCTGGATTCATCGAGGACGCCATCGAGGCCGTCTTCTGTGATCTCCCCCTCAGAGACAACTATTTCTGGCGAGTGTATCTGACGGGCTCCTACTCGCGCGACTGCTGCCCACAGTATCTGACGGAATCAGGATTCCGGCAGTTGAAGTCCGGACTGATCGAACGATTGCACATTGAGACTTCGACGATGCTTGACCACCTGCAATCACGGAAGCAGAAGGCATCACGCTTCGTGCTTCTCGACCACATGGATTGGCTGAGCTCGCACCATTTCCATGTCCTGGAAGAGGAATGGCAGGCACTGCTCGCGCAGGCCACGCCCAATGCCGTCTTCCTTTGGCGCAGCGGAGGCCTCACGACGGACTACATCTCCCGAGTGAAGATTGATTCTGGCAGCGGTACGGGGACGCTGACGGAACGCCTGATATTCGATCGTGAACTCGCGGACCTGCTGCATCGATACGACCGCGTGCATACCTATGGAAGCTTTCATATCGCCCGGCCTAAGCCAGAACTCTCGCCTGCACTCCTCTAA
- the rbbA gene encoding ribosome-associated ATPase/putative transporter RbbA produces the protein MTTATPLNTPVARLSEVSQTYGKVRALDCVTIEFPSSQMVGLIGPDGVGKSTLLSLVSGVRQIQSGRVEVLGGDMARAAHRTEVCPRVAYMPQGLGKNLYPTLSVLENVDFFGRLFGQDAHERKRRIDSLLHDTGLGPFANRPAAKLSGGMKQKLGLCCSLIHDPDLLILDEPTTGVDPLSRRQFWELIDRLRHDRPEMSVIVATAYMDEASRFDWLVAMDSARILATGTPRELLERTRTDSLEAAFVELLPEEKRSGHTQVVITPRPVQANPEIAIEARDLTMRFGDFVAVDHVSFRIERGEIFGFLGSNGCGKTTTMKMLTGLLAASEGECRLFGRTVDANDIEVRRRVGYMSQAFSLYSELTVRQNLVLHARLFEVPEREIPPRVETLAGRFGLTEILDALPESLPLGQRQRLSLAVAMVHRPEMLILDEPTSGVDPVARDDFWNLLIDLSRRDQVTIFISTHFMNEAERCDRISLMHAGKVLVSDTPEGITRSRQAATLEDAFIAYLEEASQAKSATLPANQDVSPQQGAAAPPATSVHPAPKWFSVRRMMSYARREALELSRDPIRATMALVGTVVLMLIMGYGITMDVEDLSFAVLDRDQTTVSRDYALNLSGSRYFREQPPLVDYAELDRRMRSGELTLALELPSNFGRDLGRGKNVEIGAWIDGAMPSRGETVRGYVQGMHQLWMANLARQRLGSPVVADATVETRFRYNPDVKSIVAMVPGVIPLLLLLIPSMLATLSVVREKELGSITNFYATPVTRWEFLLGKQVPYVALGMLNFLLLTAMAVFVFRVPLTGSFPAFVLAAWLYLMCATALGLLVSSFVRSQIAGIFGTAVLSMVTATQFSGLLDPVSSLEGAGAVVGRVFPTTHFLTISRGIFSKGLTLADIHQPLLALLIAIPVLLGASAAFLQKQEQ, from the coding sequence ATGACCACGGCAACACCGCTCAACACACCGGTCGCCCGCCTGAGCGAGGTTTCGCAGACCTACGGCAAGGTTCGCGCGCTCGACTGCGTGACGATTGAGTTTCCGTCGTCGCAGATGGTCGGGCTGATCGGACCCGACGGTGTCGGGAAATCGACGCTGCTGTCGCTGGTTTCAGGGGTACGGCAGATTCAGTCGGGCCGCGTGGAAGTGCTCGGCGGCGACATGGCGCGGGCCGCGCACCGCACCGAGGTTTGTCCCCGCGTTGCCTATATGCCGCAGGGACTGGGGAAGAACCTCTATCCAACGCTCTCCGTCCTGGAGAACGTCGACTTCTTCGGGCGTCTGTTCGGGCAGGACGCCCATGAGCGCAAGCGTCGCATCGATTCGCTTCTGCACGACACCGGGCTGGGGCCGTTTGCCAACCGGCCGGCGGCGAAGCTGTCCGGCGGAATGAAGCAGAAGCTGGGCCTCTGCTGTTCACTCATCCACGATCCCGACCTGCTGATTCTTGATGAGCCGACCACGGGCGTCGATCCGCTGTCGCGCCGCCAGTTCTGGGAACTGATCGATCGTCTGCGACATGATCGCCCGGAGATGAGCGTGATCGTCGCCACGGCCTACATGGATGAAGCCTCACGCTTCGACTGGCTGGTCGCGATGGATTCAGCTCGCATCCTCGCGACCGGCACGCCCCGTGAGTTGCTCGAGCGGACCCGCACCGACTCGCTCGAGGCGGCATTTGTGGAACTGCTGCCCGAAGAAAAGCGGTCCGGGCACACCCAGGTGGTCATCACGCCAAGGCCTGTCCAGGCCAACCCCGAAATCGCGATCGAGGCCCGCGACCTCACGATGCGGTTCGGTGACTTCGTCGCCGTCGATCACGTCAGCTTCCGAATCGAACGCGGCGAGATCTTCGGGTTCCTCGGCTCTAATGGCTGTGGCAAGACCACCACCATGAAGATGCTGACGGGTCTGCTCGCGGCCAGCGAAGGGGAATGCAGGCTGTTCGGGCGAACGGTCGATGCCAATGACATCGAGGTCCGCCGCCGTGTCGGCTACATGTCGCAGGCGTTCTCGCTGTACTCGGAACTGACCGTCCGCCAGAACCTCGTCTTGCATGCCCGGCTGTTCGAAGTCCCCGAGCGAGAGATCCCCCCGCGAGTCGAGACACTCGCCGGCCGGTTCGGACTCACGGAGATTCTCGACGCACTGCCAGAATCGCTGCCTCTCGGACAGCGGCAGCGTCTGTCGCTGGCGGTCGCAATGGTCCATCGCCCCGAGATGCTGATTCTCGACGAGCCCACCTCCGGTGTCGATCCGGTCGCCCGTGACGACTTCTGGAACCTACTGATTGATCTGTCGCGTCGAGACCAGGTGACGATCTTCATCTCGACGCACTTCATGAACGAGGCGGAACGCTGCGACCGCATCTCCCTGATGCATGCAGGCAAGGTCCTGGTGAGCGATACGCCGGAAGGGATCACCCGGTCGCGACAGGCGGCGACCCTCGAAGACGCCTTCATCGCGTACCTGGAGGAGGCATCCCAGGCGAAGTCTGCCACTCTGCCAGCGAATCAGGATGTCAGCCCGCAGCAGGGTGCAGCAGCTCCACCCGCAACTTCAGTACACCCGGCGCCGAAGTGGTTCAGTGTTCGCCGCATGATGAGCTATGCCCGGCGGGAGGCCCTGGAACTCAGCCGCGATCCGATCCGCGCGACGATGGCGCTGGTCGGCACCGTCGTCCTCATGCTCATCATGGGCTACGGAATCACGATGGATGTCGAAGACCTGTCCTTCGCAGTTCTCGACCGCGACCAGACGACCGTCAGTCGCGATTATGCGCTCAATCTTTCAGGTTCCAGGTATTTTCGCGAGCAGCCACCGCTCGTTGATTACGCCGAACTCGATCGCCGGATGCGATCGGGCGAGCTGACACTGGCGCTGGAACTGCCGTCGAACTTCGGACGCGACCTTGGCCGCGGAAAAAACGTCGAGATCGGCGCGTGGATCGACGGTGCGATGCCCAGCCGCGGAGAAACGGTGCGTGGATACGTCCAGGGCATGCACCAGCTGTGGATGGCCAACCTCGCCCGGCAGCGGCTGGGAAGTCCGGTCGTCGCCGATGCGACGGTCGAAACCCGGTTTCGATACAACCCGGACGTCAAGAGCATCGTGGCAATGGTCCCGGGCGTGATTCCGCTCCTCCTGCTGTTGATCCCGTCGATGCTGGCGACATTGTCCGTCGTCCGCGAAAAGGAACTGGGCTCGATCACCAATTTCTATGCAACGCCCGTCACGCGCTGGGAGTTCCTGCTGGGCAAGCAGGTCCCCTACGTGGCCCTCGGGATGCTCAACTTCCTGCTGCTGACGGCCATGGCAGTCTTTGTGTTCCGGGTTCCGTTGACCGGCAGTTTTCCCGCATTCGTTCTCGCCGCCTGGCTGTACCTGATGTGTGCGACGGCCCTCGGCCTGCTGGTTTCGAGTTTCGTTCGCAGTCAGATCGCCGGCATCTTCGGCACGGCCGTGCTGTCGATGGTGACGGCGACGCAGTTCTCCGGGCTCCTCGACCCGGTGTCGTCACTCGAAGGCGCCGGGGCCGTTGTTGGCCGGGTCTTTCCCACAACGCACTTTCTCACGATCTCGCGAGGCATTTTCTCGAAGGGTTTGACCCTGGCGGACATCCATCAGCCCTTACTGGCGCTGCTCATTGCAATCCCCGTGCTGCTCGGCGCGAGCGCTGCCTTCCTCCAGAAGCAGGAGCAGTGA
- a CDS encoding HlyD family secretion protein translates to MSLKKWLVPGLMVAIGVAVASSLWQNFGGAQLPDGFAMSNGRIEAVEIDVATKSPGRITEILFDEGDFVTAGQVIARMETNTLSAQLKEAEASLAQAVSSVTSAEGLVRQRESEKAAAVSLIAQRDAELDAASRRLKRTESLAEQSATTEQQRDTDRASFHAAEAAMNAAKAQAAAADAAIATARSQVIGAQAQVEAARATIVRIQVDLDDCQLKSPRDGRIQYRVSQPGEVLGAGGKVLNLLDLADVYMTLFLPTAQAGRVQMGADARIVLDAAPHIVIPAKITFVASEAQFTPKTVETAEERLKLMFRLKARIAPELLKQHLKRVKTGLPGVAYVQLDPQAVWPEHLEVKLAE, encoded by the coding sequence ATGTCATTGAAAAAATGGCTTGTGCCTGGGCTGATGGTGGCGATTGGTGTCGCCGTTGCATCGTCACTCTGGCAGAACTTCGGCGGTGCACAGCTGCCCGATGGATTTGCGATGAGCAACGGCCGGATCGAGGCCGTGGAAATCGATGTTGCGACGAAGTCTCCAGGCCGCATCACCGAGATCCTGTTTGACGAAGGAGATTTCGTCACGGCCGGGCAAGTCATCGCCCGGATGGAAACGAATACGCTCAGTGCCCAGCTGAAGGAAGCGGAGGCCAGCCTGGCGCAGGCCGTCAGTTCGGTCACCTCGGCGGAAGGACTGGTCCGTCAACGGGAGAGCGAAAAGGCCGCGGCGGTGTCGCTGATTGCTCAACGCGATGCCGAGCTGGATGCGGCCAGTCGTCGGCTGAAGCGGACCGAATCACTGGCTGAACAGAGTGCGACAACGGAACAGCAGCGCGACACCGACCGCGCGTCGTTCCATGCCGCCGAGGCCGCGATGAATGCTGCTAAGGCGCAGGCGGCCGCAGCCGACGCCGCCATTGCGACCGCGCGTTCGCAGGTGATTGGAGCCCAGGCGCAAGTCGAGGCAGCGCGCGCAACGATCGTTCGCATCCAGGTCGATCTCGACGACTGTCAGCTCAAGTCGCCGCGTGACGGTCGGATTCAGTATCGGGTGTCTCAGCCCGGCGAAGTGCTCGGCGCCGGCGGCAAAGTTCTCAATCTGCTCGACCTCGCAGATGTCTACATGACGTTGTTTCTGCCGACGGCGCAGGCGGGGCGCGTGCAGATGGGGGCCGATGCGAGGATCGTGCTCGACGCGGCTCCGCACATCGTGATTCCCGCGAAGATCACCTTCGTCGCCAGCGAGGCCCAGTTCACACCGAAGACGGTGGAAACCGCCGAGGAGCGGTTGAAACTCATGTTCCGGCTCAAGGCCCGCATTGCGCCCGAGTTGCTGAAGCAACATCTCAAGCGGGTGAAGACGGGGCTTCCCGGGGTGGCCTACGTTCAGCTTGATCCACAGGCCGTCTGGCCGGAGCACCTCGAGGTCAAGCTTGCAGAATGA
- a CDS encoding class I SAM-dependent methyltransferase has translation MGVASDLKILMNLVAHPIRGATHAERLESFYSGQASSYDDFRERLLHGRKELIQRLPLTQGSTWIDIGAGTGSNLAHAGARLAALRRVTLVDLSDSLQAVARERIRLNGWTNIELRKADAVLLELDEPADVVTFSYSLTMIPDWIAAVERACANLRPGGVIGVTDFYVSRKYRSDEGPRHNWWTRTFWPAWFAFDNVFLGSDLLPLLKSRFDVDFLRESSGRVPYVPLGRVPYFMFVGRKQ, from the coding sequence ATGGGCGTCGCCTCCGACCTGAAGATCCTGATGAATCTCGTCGCTCATCCAATCCGGGGAGCGACGCATGCCGAACGGTTGGAGAGTTTCTATTCGGGACAGGCGTCGAGCTATGACGACTTTCGCGAGCGGCTGCTTCACGGGCGAAAGGAGCTGATTCAACGTCTGCCGCTGACACAGGGATCCACATGGATTGATATCGGCGCGGGGACCGGGAGCAATCTTGCACACGCAGGCGCTCGTCTGGCGGCCCTACGCCGCGTCACTCTGGTCGATCTTTCGGATTCACTTCAGGCGGTGGCCCGCGAGCGGATTCGATTGAATGGCTGGACCAACATTGAGCTTCGCAAAGCAGACGCAGTACTCCTCGAACTGGATGAGCCAGCGGACGTTGTCACGTTCTCTTACTCGCTGACGATGATTCCCGACTGGATTGCCGCGGTTGAACGGGCGTGTGCGAATCTGCGGCCGGGGGGCGTGATCGGCGTCACCGATTTTTATGTCTCGCGGAAGTACCGCTCGGACGAAGGCCCGCGGCACAACTGGTGGACGCGCACTTTCTGGCCAGCCTGGTTCGCTTTCGACAACGTGTTCCTCGGGAGTGATCTTCTGCCGCTCCTCAAGTCGCGGTTTGACGTGGACTTTCTGAGGGAGTCGAGCGGTCGCGTACCCTATGTGCCGCTCGGCCGCGTTCCGTACTTCATGTTCGTCGGACGGAAGCAATAG
- a CDS encoding ABC transporter permease — MRFDHMYRLGVKELRALARDPMLLLFIVFAFTFSIYSPAASAPETLNRAPIAIVDEDQSPLSMRIGESFYPPYFLPPVFITASEMDEQLDAGTITFALNIPPNFQRDVLAGRSPQVQLNIDATRVSQAFNGGGYVQQIVSSEVTEFVNRYRVRQSLPVNVVERVRFNQQLNKSWFTGVMKLIDQVTLLSIILTGAALIRERERGTIEHLLVMPVTPLEIMAAKVWSMGLVVLVATAFSLFIVIRGWLAIPIQGSIPLFLTGTAMHLFATTSMGIFMATFTRSMPQFGLLLMLILMPLQMLSGGSTPRESMPLFVQNVMLAAPTTHFVSFSQGVLYRGAGLATVWPQLAFLAVIGGVLFTIAQRRLRSTLGSMA, encoded by the coding sequence ATGCGCTTCGACCACATGTATCGCCTGGGGGTCAAAGAGCTGCGGGCCCTCGCACGCGATCCGATGCTGCTGCTGTTCATCGTGTTTGCGTTTACATTCTCGATCTACTCGCCCGCGGCCTCGGCGCCGGAAACCCTCAACAGGGCCCCGATCGCCATCGTCGATGAAGACCAGTCGCCGCTGTCGATGCGCATTGGCGAGTCGTTCTACCCACCGTACTTCCTGCCCCCGGTCTTCATCACGGCGTCCGAAATGGATGAACAGCTGGATGCCGGAACCATCACGTTCGCCCTCAACATTCCCCCGAACTTCCAGCGCGACGTCCTGGCCGGACGCTCGCCGCAGGTTCAGCTGAACATCGATGCCACGCGGGTCAGCCAGGCCTTCAACGGCGGGGGCTATGTCCAGCAGATTGTGAGCAGCGAGGTCACCGAGTTCGTCAATCGCTATCGCGTTCGGCAGTCGCTTCCCGTGAACGTGGTGGAACGGGTCCGGTTCAATCAGCAGTTGAACAAGTCCTGGTTTACCGGAGTCATGAAGCTCATCGACCAGGTGACCCTGTTGTCGATCATCCTGACCGGCGCCGCGCTGATTCGCGAGCGCGAACGCGGAACGATCGAGCACCTGCTGGTTATGCCGGTGACGCCGCTGGAAATCATGGCTGCCAAGGTCTGGTCGATGGGGCTGGTGGTGCTTGTCGCGACTGCCTTCTCGCTCTTCATCGTGATCCGCGGATGGCTGGCCATTCCCATCCAGGGGTCCATTCCCCTGTTTCTCACCGGCACGGCCATGCATCTCTTCGCAACGACGTCGATGGGCATCTTCATGGCCACGTTCACGCGTTCGATGCCGCAGTTCGGCCTGCTCCTGATGTTGATCCTGATGCCGCTGCAGATGCTCTCGGGCGGATCGACTCCGCGGGAAAGCATGCCCCTGTTCGTTCAGAACGTCATGCTGGCTGCTCCCACGACGCACTTCGTGTCATTCTCGCAGGGAGTGCTCTACCGCGGCGCTGGCCTGGCCACCGTGTGGCCTCAGCTGGCGTTTCTGGCAGTGATTGGCGGCGTCCTGTTTACGATCGCCCAGCGAAGGCTTCGGTCGACGCTTGGATCCATGGCCTGA
- a CDS encoding DUF1592 domain-containing protein has product MSRQAELVRRTSAVLLACNLIAGLLPGVEAVALAQEQGNDSRDPAVQVDGPRSEAELQADAQKVLKKKVEPFVKKYCLECHGTRPEAGINLKSALDTPGAASSFLHWKKAVASVKVHDMPPDGADKIPTDDERLQFIEWIGQLKHLASPDPGHFVIRRLSKVEYANTLHDLYGVDRSIADSLPDEVVGEGYLNSISPLQSELFLDIANKVIEQVVAREGQPPTEVQKRLFGELPANAADVLDGAREVARSLARDAYRRPPTEAELDVLVGIFKLGRENKLSDTASLNLMWKAILVSPQFLFITPAADVDPDDSIVPLDDYQLASRLSYLLWSAPPDAELSGLADAGELRKPEVLKAQAERLLEHSRSRALFDGFGAQWLGVAGLEDQTFDPNVFPQMTPALRTAMVDEARLLFENIVRENQTVVRFVDSDYTFLNEPLAALYGMEDSVHGPAMRRVKLEDPNRGGILGMPATLATTSFPNRTSPVKRGVWVLEQVLGERVPPPPPNVPALEDQKQKDLEGLTLRQRTELHQSDPTCANCHKVFDPIGFGLENFDAIGRWRDTDDAGVAIDSAGKLPGGESFSSPADLKNVLSRRKADLARNLVQRLMAYALGRQLEGYDEIVIDQLLARTAQEDYRMRTIIIEVVTSYLFTHRTVKG; this is encoded by the coding sequence ATGTCACGCCAAGCTGAACTCGTTCGCCGGACCTCCGCCGTTTTGCTGGCCTGCAATCTGATTGCGGGCCTGCTGCCGGGTGTGGAGGCTGTTGCTCTCGCCCAAGAGCAGGGCAATGACAGTCGCGATCCTGCCGTTCAGGTCGATGGGCCCCGGTCTGAAGCAGAGCTCCAGGCCGATGCTCAGAAAGTCCTCAAGAAGAAGGTCGAGCCCTTCGTCAAGAAGTACTGCCTCGAATGCCATGGGACCAGACCCGAGGCGGGCATTAACCTCAAGTCGGCGCTCGACACTCCCGGCGCTGCGTCCTCATTCCTGCATTGGAAGAAGGCGGTGGCAAGCGTCAAGGTGCACGACATGCCGCCTGATGGCGCCGACAAAATTCCGACGGATGATGAGCGACTTCAGTTCATCGAGTGGATCGGCCAGCTCAAGCACCTGGCTTCGCCCGATCCAGGTCACTTCGTGATTCGTCGTCTCAGCAAGGTCGAATACGCCAACACGCTTCACGATCTGTACGGTGTGGACCGATCGATCGCCGACAGTCTCCCCGACGAGGTCGTTGGGGAAGGTTATCTCAACTCGATCTCTCCGCTGCAGTCAGAGTTGTTCCTCGACATCGCCAACAAGGTGATCGAGCAGGTCGTCGCTCGGGAGGGTCAACCACCCACCGAGGTTCAGAAGCGTCTGTTCGGGGAGTTGCCCGCCAACGCGGCCGATGTCCTCGACGGGGCGCGGGAGGTGGCGAGGTCGCTGGCTCGCGATGCTTACCGTCGTCCGCCCACCGAGGCAGAGCTGGATGTCCTGGTGGGCATCTTCAAACTCGGCCGCGAGAACAAACTGAGTGACACGGCTTCCCTGAACCTTATGTGGAAGGCGATCCTCGTCTCCCCGCAGTTCCTGTTCATCACGCCTGCGGCGGACGTGGACCCGGATGACTCAATCGTGCCGCTTGACGATTACCAACTGGCCTCCCGCCTCTCTTACCTGCTGTGGTCGGCTCCCCCTGATGCGGAGCTTTCCGGCCTGGCTGATGCGGGCGAACTGCGGAAGCCTGAGGTGCTTAAGGCCCAGGCGGAGCGCCTGCTCGAGCATTCGCGGTCGCGAGCCCTGTTCGATGGCTTCGGCGCCCAGTGGCTGGGCGTGGCCGGGCTCGAAGATCAGACGTTCGACCCGAACGTCTTTCCGCAGATGACGCCTGCGTTGCGAACGGCGATGGTGGACGAAGCCCGCCTGCTCTTCGAGAATATCGTGCGCGAGAACCAGACCGTGGTTCGATTCGTGGACAGCGATTACACCTTCCTGAACGAGCCCCTCGCCGCACTTTACGGAATGGAAGACTCCGTCCACGGTCCCGCGATGCGTCGCGTCAAGCTCGAGGACCCGAATCGCGGCGGCATCCTGGGCATGCCGGCCACGCTCGCGACCACGTCGTTTCCCAACCGGACTAGTCCCGTCAAACGGGGCGTCTGGGTGCTCGAACAGGTCCTGGGAGAACGTGTCCCGCCGCCTCCGCCGAACGTTCCCGCGCTCGAAGATCAGAAGCAGAAGGACCTGGAGGGATTGACGCTTCGTCAACGGACGGAACTGCATCAATCCGACCCGACGTGCGCCAACTGTCACAAGGTGTTCGATCCGATTGGCTTCGGACTGGAGAATTTTGACGCCATTGGCCGATGGCGGGACACGGATGACGCTGGCGTCGCGATCGACTCCGCGGGGAAACTTCCCGGTGGAGAGAGCTTTTCGTCCCCCGCGGATCTCAAGAATGTGCTGTCCAGGCGGAAGGCAGACCTGGCGCGAAACCTGGTCCAAAGATTGATGGCCTACGCGCTCGGGCGGCAACTGGAAGGTTA